From Micromonospora echinospora, one genomic window encodes:
- a CDS encoding Scr1 family TA system antitoxin-like transcriptional regulator: MNDAFRAALHATGHTTESLAEAIGVDPKTTMRWLTEGRVPYPRHRAAAAEALGRDISDIWPDTFRRKVPLWFRPWQEIEREAVSLRWFEPLVLPGLLQTEAYARAVLAGGGLLARGEVERHLATRLARQGILAQDDPPQFTAVIDEAVLRRPVGGRETMREQLSALVTACAAPHVRVHVVPSTVGAYAGLNGPFVVAQSPDHRLAGYLDNQLQGHVVSEADELAAILAAWENVRGEALSHWQSVDLITEVAKTWT; this comes from the coding sequence ATGAACGATGCGTTCCGCGCCGCCCTGCATGCCACCGGCCACACCACCGAGTCCCTCGCCGAAGCGATAGGAGTCGATCCGAAGACCACCATGCGGTGGCTGACCGAGGGACGCGTGCCGTACCCCCGGCACCGCGCGGCAGCCGCCGAGGCCCTCGGCCGAGACATCTCGGACATCTGGCCGGACACATTCCGGCGAAAGGTGCCGCTGTGGTTCCGTCCCTGGCAGGAGATCGAGCGGGAGGCGGTGTCGCTGCGCTGGTTCGAACCCCTGGTCCTGCCCGGACTGCTCCAGACCGAGGCGTACGCCCGCGCCGTGCTGGCCGGCGGCGGGCTGCTCGCCCGGGGCGAGGTGGAGCGGCACCTGGCCACCCGGCTCGCCCGGCAGGGCATCCTCGCCCAGGACGACCCGCCCCAATTCACGGCGGTGATCGACGAGGCGGTGCTGCGCCGCCCGGTCGGCGGCCGGGAAACCATGCGTGAGCAGCTGTCGGCCCTGGTCACGGCGTGCGCCGCCCCGCACGTCCGGGTGCACGTGGTGCCGTCCACCGTGGGCGCCTACGCCGGGCTCAACGGCCCGTTCGTGGTCGCGCAGAGCCCCGACCACCGGCTCGCCGGATACCTGGACAACCAACTCCAGGGACACGTGGTCAGCGAGGCGGACGAGCTGGCGGCGATACTGGCAGCGTGGGAGAACGTGCGCGGCGAGGCGTTGTCCCACTGGCAATCCGTCGACCTCATCACGGAAGTGGCGAAGACATGGACCTGA
- a CDS encoding DUF397 domain-containing protein: protein MDLTGARWRKSTRSSGNGGACVEVADNLPGVVGVRDSKDPDGPALAFSPTAWRAFVTRLAPPD, encoded by the coding sequence ATGGACCTGACCGGCGCACGGTGGCGGAAGAGCACTCGGAGCAGCGGCAACGGTGGCGCGTGTGTCGAGGTCGCCGACAACCTGCCCGGGGTGGTCGGCGTCCGCGACAGCAAGGACCCGGACGGCCCGGCGTTGGCCTTCTCCCCCACCGCCTGGCGGGCCTTCGTCACCCGGCTCGCCCCACCCGACTGA
- a CDS encoding methyltransferase domain-containing protein, giving the protein MSGLADLTAAPDQITYLDAAARTPVGLDYKRRLLAALDVRPGQTAVDLGCGPGTDLAALADAVGADGTVVGIDHQSRMVAEAAGRLADRPNVALREGDLHDLPLPDASVDRLRVDRVLQHVEHPERAVAEARRVLQPGGLFGMAEPDWDTLAVADADVTTSRRFARFTAGRVRNATMGRHLVRLADAAGFRIRSVEPVAVLFRDFATADEILGLRRNAARAVAAGELAEADVAPWLRRLETGPLVAGFTFYLVVAEV; this is encoded by the coding sequence ATGAGTGGACTCGCGGACCTGACCGCCGCTCCGGACCAGATCACGTACCTGGACGCCGCCGCCCGTACCCCGGTGGGTCTGGACTACAAGCGGCGCCTGCTCGCGGCGCTGGACGTCCGGCCGGGGCAGACGGCGGTGGACCTGGGCTGCGGGCCGGGCACCGACCTGGCCGCGCTGGCCGACGCGGTCGGCGCGGACGGCACGGTCGTCGGGATCGACCACCAGTCCCGGATGGTGGCCGAGGCCGCCGGCCGGCTCGCCGACCGTCCGAACGTCGCACTGCGGGAAGGAGACCTGCACGACCTGCCGTTGCCCGACGCCAGCGTGGACCGGCTCCGGGTGGACCGGGTCCTGCAACATGTCGAGCATCCGGAGCGGGCGGTCGCGGAGGCCCGGCGGGTGCTGCAGCCGGGCGGGCTGTTCGGCATGGCCGAGCCGGACTGGGACACCCTCGCCGTCGCCGACGCCGACGTCACCACCAGCCGCCGCTTCGCCCGGTTCACCGCCGGGCGGGTCCGCAACGCCACGATGGGCCGGCACCTGGTCCGGCTGGCCGACGCCGCCGGGTTCCGGATCCGGTCGGTCGAGCCGGTGGCGGTGCTGTTCCGGGACTTCGCCACCGCCGACGAGATCCTCGGCCTGCGGCGCAACGCGGCGCGGGCGGTGGCGGCCGGCGAGCTGGCCGAGGCGGACGTCGCGCCGTGGCTGCGCCGGCTGGAGACCGGCCCGCTGGTCGCCGGCTTCACGTTCTACCTGGTCGTCGCCGAGGTCTGA
- a CDS encoding FAD:protein FMN transferase translates to MDTIDRVCETRWSYRGRPVRLAVAGARRTTAARRVVTGALAALDRITAPGRGELARVHRAAGRPVPVGPLLRDLVAVALDAAQASDGACDPTIGAARIRLAARGGPFPVCGFGTAVPPPADGWRAVSLHGDRLTVPPTLLLVLGGTATAYLAQRCAAQIAERSAGGVLVAIGSRVATAGPVPPGGWPVPVGGRTIRLRGGGLATASASRPDGGDVLDPRSGQAPELPGTAVTVIAPDTVRAATLAVTALVRGADGPGWLAGQDCSWWIDPDRAGAPLAPPVRW, encoded by the coding sequence GTGGACACCATCGATCGAGTATGCGAAACGCGCTGGTCGTACCGGGGTCGGCCGGTACGACTGGCGGTGGCCGGGGCGCGGCGGACGACGGCGGCGCGGCGGGTGGTGACCGGGGCGCTGGCCGCCCTGGACCGGATCACCGCCCCGGGGCGGGGTGAACTGGCCCGGGTACACCGGGCAGCGGGCCGTCCGGTGCCGGTCGGCCCGCTGCTGCGTGACCTGGTGGCGGTCGCCCTGGACGCGGCGCAGGCCAGCGACGGCGCCTGCGACCCGACGATCGGCGCGGCCCGGATCCGGCTGGCCGCCCGGGGCGGCCCGTTCCCTGTCTGCGGCTTCGGCACCGCCGTTCCGCCGCCCGCCGACGGCTGGCGGGCCGTGTCGCTGCACGGCGACCGGCTGACCGTGCCGCCGACGTTGCTGCTGGTCCTGGGCGGGACGGCAACGGCGTACCTGGCGCAGCGCTGCGCCGCCCAGATCGCCGAACGGTCGGCGGGCGGGGTGCTGGTCGCGATCGGGTCCCGGGTGGCGACGGCCGGCCCGGTGCCGCCCGGAGGCTGGCCGGTGCCGGTGGGCGGCCGGACGATCCGGCTGCGCGGTGGCGGGCTGGCCACCGCGTCCGCGAGCCGCCCCGACGGTGGCGACGTGCTCGATCCGCGTTCCGGCCAGGCCCCGGAGCTGCCCGGGACGGCGGTGACGGTGATCGCCCCGGACACGGTACGGGCGGCCACCCTCGCCGTCACCGCCCTGGTCCGTGGCGCGGACGGCCCCGGATGGCTCGCCGGCCAGGACTGTTCCTGGTGGATCGACCCGGACCGGGCGGGCGCCCCCCTCGCGCCTCCGGTCCGGTGGTAG
- a CDS encoding SDR family oxidoreductase, producing the protein MRQRQRRDGSAGPLAGRVVLVTGAARGIGEHTARVAAARGARVGLVGLEPERLAALAADLGPGHVWFAADVTDQASLEAAVDGTLTALGGIDAVVANAGVANRGTLAVGDLDAMVRTVEVNLIGVMRTAAATVDALIARRGYLLIVSSAAAFAAPPGMAAYCASKAGVEQFGTSIRLELAHHGVAVGTAHPSWIDTDLVRDARADLPAVAELLAKLPWPMRRTTSVRECAEAFVRAVERRQRRVYVPRSVGLVRASRALLVSPLADLVMARHARRAVPELETQVRALGRGFGVTTALPDVADSGHAGRRDTSPDRA; encoded by the coding sequence ATGCGGCAGCGGCAACGACGAGACGGCTCGGCGGGTCCACTGGCCGGCAGGGTCGTCCTGGTGACCGGGGCGGCGCGGGGCATCGGGGAACACACCGCCCGGGTCGCCGCCGCCCGGGGTGCCCGGGTCGGTCTGGTCGGTCTGGAGCCGGAGCGCCTGGCCGCGCTCGCCGCCGACCTCGGTCCCGGGCACGTGTGGTTCGCCGCCGACGTCACCGACCAGGCGAGTCTGGAGGCGGCCGTCGACGGCACGCTGACCGCGCTGGGCGGGATCGACGCGGTGGTCGCGAACGCGGGCGTGGCGAACCGGGGCACCCTGGCGGTCGGGGATCTGGACGCGATGGTGCGGACCGTCGAGGTGAACCTGATCGGGGTGATGCGGACGGCGGCGGCGACGGTCGACGCGCTGATCGCCCGCCGGGGCTACCTGCTGATCGTGTCCTCGGCGGCGGCGTTCGCCGCGCCGCCGGGGATGGCCGCCTACTGCGCGTCGAAGGCGGGCGTGGAGCAGTTCGGCACCTCGATCCGACTGGAGCTGGCCCACCACGGGGTCGCCGTCGGCACCGCGCACCCGTCCTGGATCGACACCGACCTGGTCCGCGACGCCCGCGCCGACCTGCCCGCCGTCGCCGAGTTGCTGGCGAAGCTGCCCTGGCCGATGCGGCGGACCACGTCGGTGCGGGAGTGCGCGGAGGCGTTCGTTCGCGCTGTCGAGCGGCGGCAGCGACGGGTGTACGTGCCGCGCTCCGTGGGCCTGGTGCGGGCCAGCCGCGCGCTGCTGGTCAGTCCGCTGGCCGACCTGGTGATGGCCCGGCACGCGCGACGGGCCGTACCCGAGTTGGAGACGCAGGTGCGGGCCCTGGGGCGCGGGTTCGGCGTGACCACGGCGCTGCCGGACGTCGCGGACTCCGGCCACGCCGGACGGCGGGACACGTCGCCCGACCGGGCCTGA
- a CDS encoding serine/threonine-protein kinase — protein sequence MRTLDGRYRLEQRIGVGGMSEVWRAHDVVLDRTVAVKLISPGQDDATSVERIRAEARSAARLVHPNVASVHDFGTSTTVTGQPVPYIVMELAEGETLAAHVRSGPLDWRITVRVCAEVSAALAAAHAHGIVHRDVKPANVVLTPAGVKVLDFGIATPAGTRDPMPEGMVVGTPAYLAPEQLARQPATTAADMYALGVLLYYCLTGRLPYPAATATQLLVTGRRPAPEPLPAIDGLPPEVADLCRRCLDEDPLARPTSLVAALVLAEAVDARVYVPLAAVPPRPRSAGTVSPWSDRAAAEPTEVAVVADHCGPTG from the coding sequence ATGAGGACGCTGGACGGGCGGTACCGGCTCGAACAGCGGATCGGCGTCGGCGGCATGTCGGAGGTCTGGCGGGCGCACGACGTGGTGCTGGACCGGACGGTGGCGGTGAAACTGATCTCCCCCGGTCAGGACGACGCGACCTCGGTGGAGCGGATCCGCGCCGAGGCGCGCTCGGCGGCCCGGCTGGTGCACCCGAACGTGGCGAGCGTGCACGACTTCGGCACCTCGACGACGGTCACCGGGCAGCCGGTGCCGTACATCGTGATGGAGCTGGCCGAGGGGGAGACTCTCGCCGCCCACGTCCGCTCCGGTCCGTTGGACTGGCGGATCACGGTCCGGGTCTGTGCCGAGGTGAGCGCCGCGCTGGCCGCCGCGCACGCCCACGGCATCGTGCACCGGGACGTGAAGCCGGCGAACGTGGTGCTCACCCCGGCCGGGGTGAAGGTGCTGGACTTCGGTATCGCCACCCCCGCCGGCACGCGGGACCCGATGCCGGAGGGGATGGTGGTGGGCACCCCGGCGTACCTCGCCCCGGAGCAGTTGGCCCGGCAACCGGCCACCACCGCCGCCGACATGTACGCCCTCGGGGTGCTGCTGTACTACTGCCTCACCGGCCGCCTGCCGTACCCGGCGGCGACGGCGACCCAACTGCTGGTGACGGGTCGCCGGCCGGCTCCGGAGCCACTGCCGGCGATCGACGGCCTGCCGCCCGAGGTGGCCGACCTCTGCCGGCGGTGTCTGGACGAGGACCCGTTGGCCCGGCCGACCAGTCTGGTCGCCGCGCTGGTGTTGGCCGAGGCGGTCGACGCGCGGGTGTACGTGCCGCTGGCCGCGGTGCCACCCCGGCCCCGCTCGGCGGGCACCGTGTCGCCGTGGTCCGACCGGGCGGCGGCCGAGCCGACCGAGGTGGCGGTGGTGGCGGATCACTGCGGTCCGACGGGCTGA
- a CDS encoding OsmC family protein yields the protein MSDPSSWFHEAMATAEGGHVRTDDGGLSTALASPLAPHCSGLTPEQLLAAAFASCLHHAAVEAAKDITDEAHTVQVRAEVRLGRADDGRYEADVHASIASTGLSRDQLAGLVAQADRLWPFSSDDRHRLTVTAAENGRH from the coding sequence ATGTCGGATCCGAGTTCCTGGTTCCACGAGGCCATGGCGACCGCCGAGGGTGGTCACGTACGCACCGACGACGGTGGGCTCTCCACGGCGCTGGCCTCCCCGCTCGCGCCGCACTGTTCCGGGTTGACCCCGGAGCAGCTGCTCGCGGCGGCCTTCGCCTCGTGTCTGCACCACGCGGCGGTCGAGGCGGCCAAGGACATCACCGACGAGGCGCACACCGTGCAGGTCCGCGCCGAGGTCAGGTTGGGTCGCGCCGACGACGGCCGGTACGAGGCGGACGTGCACGCCTCGATCGCCTCCACCGGCCTGAGTCGCGACCAGCTCGCCGGCCTGGTGGCGCAGGCGGACCGGCTCTGGCCGTTCTCCAGCGACGACCGGCACCGGCTGACCGTCACGGCGGCGGAGAACGGCCGACACTGA